Proteins co-encoded in one Papaver somniferum cultivar HN1 chromosome 5, ASM357369v1, whole genome shotgun sequence genomic window:
- the LOC113283244 gene encoding phosphomevalonate kinase, peroxisomal-like yields the protein MAVVVASAPGKVLLTGGYLILERPNAGIVLSTNARFYAIIKPIHQDLKSDSLLWSWTDVKLTSPQLSRQTEYKMSLKNSTLQCISPRDLANPFVEQAVQYAVAAAHTILVKSSQKDLLHKRILQGLDITILGSNDFYSYRNQIEARGLPLTPEALASLPPFSPITFNSDANGANCKPEVAKTGLGSSAAMTTAVVAALLQYLGVVKLPLSSNTLLRVESEDLDLVHMVAQSAHCIAQGKVGSGFDVSSAVYGSQRYVRFSPGVLSSAQVAANCLSSQEVITDVLKGKWDHEKAKFPLPPLMTLVLGEPGNGGSSTPSMVGAVKKWQASEPQKSQETWKRLLDANSLLERQLNALSMLAEEQWETYKYVLNSCSNLHSEKWKEHASDGRKEAVVKALLGARDSIINIRCHMRKMGDEAGVPIEPESQTKLLDATMNTEGVLLAGVPGAGGFDAIFAVTLRESTNKVTNMWSSRGVMSLLVREDPRGVSIENKDPRIRGISSGISAVHI from the exons ATGGCTGT AGTTGTAGCATCTGCACCTGGGAAAGTATTGTTGACAGGAGGATACCTAATATTAGAAAGACCAAATGCTGGAATTGTTCTAAGTACCAATGCTCGTTTCTATGCAatcatcaaacctattcatcaGGATTTGAAATCTGATTCTTTGCTTTGG TCATGGACGGATGTGAAGCTAACATCACCTCAGCTATCTAGACAGACTGAATACAAGATGTCACTAAAAAACTCAACCCTCCAGTGTATCTCTCCAAG GGATTTGGCAAACCCTTTTGTGGAACAAGCAGTTCAGTATGCAGTAGCAGCTGCACATACGATTCTGGTTAAGAGCAGTCAGAAGGATTTGCTACATAAGCGAATTTTGCAAG GTCTTGATATTACAATTTTAGGCTCCAACGATTTCTATTCATATCGCAATCAG ATTGAGGCACGTGGGCTCCCTTTGACACCAGAAGCGTTGGCGTCGCTTCCACCCttttcaccaattactttcaaCTCAGATGCTAACGGAGCAAATTGCAAACCTGAAGTTGCAAAAACTGGTCTCGGCTCCTCTGCAGCAATGACAACTGCAGTGGTTGCTGCTTTGCTTCAGTATCTTGGAGTTGTTAAGCTCCCTCTTTCGTCAAACACTTTGCTTCGAGTTGAAAGTGAGGATCTTGATTTGGTTCATATGGTAGCTCAAAGTGCTCACTGTATTGCCCAAGGGAAGGTTGGCAGTGGTTTTGATGTCAGTTCTGCAGTGTATGGTAGTCAACGTTACGTTCGATTTTCGCCCGGCGTGCTCTCTTCTGCtcag GTTGCGGCTAATTGCCTGTCATCACAAGAGGTTATCACTGATGTGCTGAAAGGAAAGTGGGATCATGAAAAGGCTAAATTCCCCTTGCCCCCATTAATGACCCTC GTACTAGGGGAACCAGGAAATGGAGGGTCATCTACACCATCAATGGTTGGTGCTGTAAAGAAATGGCAAGCATCTGAACCTCAAAAGTCCCAAGAAACATGGAAAAGGTTGTTGGATGCGAACTCTTTGCTTGAAAGACAACTAAATGCATTGAGCATGCTTGCAGAAGAGCAGTGGGAAACATACAAATATGTTTTGAATAGCTGCAGTAATCTTCACTCGGAGAAG TGGAAGGAGCACGCATCTGATGGACGTAAAGAAGCTGTTGTCAAAGCATTGTTAGGGGCAAGAGATTCAATCATCAACATCAGATGTCATATGCGCAAGATGGGAGATGAAGCAGGTGTCCCG ATTGAACCTGAATCCCAGACAAAGCTTTTGGACGCTACTATGAATACTGAAGGAGTTCTGTTGGCTGGAGTTCCTGGAGCAGGTGGATTCGACGCAATTTTTGCAGTCACTTTAAGAGAGTCCACCAACAAGGTGACAAATATGTGGAG
- the LOC113283245 gene encoding DNA-directed RNA polymerases II, IV and V subunit 8B-like, which produces MVELLFEDIFTVNNMDPDGKKFDKVSRIEARSEQFDMFMHLDVNTEVYPLRTGDKFTMVLASTLSLDGTPDTGYFTQGGRKSLADKFEYVMHGKLYRIGEEGSGINVKAEIYASFGGLLMLLKGDPSNAANFELDQRLFLLMRKV; this is translated from the exons ATGGTTGAACTACTGTTTGAGGATATCTTCACTGTAAACAATATGGACCCTGATGGCAAAAAGTTTGATAAAg TTTCTCGGATTGAAGCACGGAGTGAGCAATTTGACATGTTCATGCATCTAGATGTGAACACAGAGGTATATCCCCTTCGTACCGGGGACAAGTTCACAATGGTGTTAGCTTCTACCCTAAGCTTAGATGGAACTCCTGACACTGGTTATTTTACTCAG GGAGGAAGGAAATCGCTTGCAGACAAATTTGAGTATGTGATGCATGGGAAGCTGTACAGGATTGGCGAGGAAGGTTCAGGAATCAATGTTAAAGC GGAGATTTATGCTTCTTTTGGTGGCCTTCTTATGTTGCTCAAGGGAGACCCTTCCAATGCTGCAAATTTCGAGTTAGATCAAAGGCTGTTTCTTTTAATGAGGAAAGTTTGA
- the LOC113283247 gene encoding protein AE7-like, whose product MARGLINANPVVYERKERRIRDPVVPADVDEYTADPIDQLEIFDHIRDIKDPEHPYSLEELKVVTEDAVEVNDKHSHVRVTFTPTVQHCSMATIIGLCLRVKLMRSLPPRYKVDIRVAPGTHATEAAVNKQLNDKERVAAALENPGLVDMVDQCLAPTYE is encoded by the exons ATGGCTCGAGGATTGATTAATGCAAATCCTGTtgtttatgaaagaaaagagcGCCGCATACGTGACCCTGTAGTGCCCGCTGATGTTGATGAATATACTGCGGACCCTATCGATCAACTAGAAATTTTTG AtcatatcagagatataaaagatCCAGAACATCCTTATTCCCTGGAAGAACTGAAAGTTGTCACGGAGGATGCAGTTGAAGTAAATGATAAGCATAGCCATGTTAG GGTCACATTTACGCCTACAGTTCAACACTGCAGTATGGCTACAATTATTGGGCTATGCTTACGTGTAAAACTCATGCGCAGTCTACCTCCTCGTTACAAG GTGGATATCAGGGTAGCACCAGGAACTCACGCAACCGAAGCTGCAG TAAATAAGCAGTTGAATGATAAAGAACGGGTGGCGGCAGCGTTAGAAAATCCCGGCCTTGTGGATATGGTTGATCAGTGTTTGGCTCCTACTTATGAATAA